One genomic window of Polyangium aurulentum includes the following:
- the hflX gene encoding GTPase HflX, with product MESRPTAVLVAVQLPSVSDQDHASDLAELTRLVRTLGYDVIGQVTQRRPSVHKGFVLGRGKLEVLADITGGTGKIPSGAKAQKSKARARWEEAEEAEHEDESPASADGHDDDDDDGARPDRKAKLVVVDHDLTPSQLRNLENATGAEVLDRNGVIIEIFHRHARSREARLEVEIARLSYVAPRLRETGGGGERQHGRGAGESALELDRRRIRDRIAELRGEIDKLQREQATRRALRQQARRVALVGYTNAGKSSLMRALTGSEVLVEDKLFATLDTTVRALHPEVKPRILVSDTVGFIKKLPHDLVASFRSTLDEALEASLLLYVTDASDPTFRSQLEVTRKTLAEIDADSVPSKLLLNKVDRLDEDARAALRLEFPEAIQLSAKDPADVTRLRQIIIDYFDAQMVPGQLVVPYAKQALVSEVYESAKVLSETYDEEGAHLDVRAEPAALGRLKTLIEKA from the coding sequence ATGGAATCCCGACCTACCGCCGTCCTCGTCGCCGTTCAGCTCCCCTCCGTCTCCGACCAGGATCACGCCTCGGATCTCGCCGAGCTGACGCGGCTCGTGCGCACGCTCGGCTACGACGTCATCGGGCAGGTGACGCAGCGGCGGCCGAGCGTTCACAAGGGGTTCGTCCTCGGGCGGGGCAAGCTCGAGGTCCTCGCCGACATCACGGGCGGCACGGGCAAGATCCCCTCGGGCGCCAAGGCGCAGAAGAGCAAGGCCCGCGCGCGCTGGGAGGAAGCCGAGGAAGCCGAGCACGAAGACGAGAGCCCGGCCTCCGCCGACGGCCACGACGACGACGACGACGACGGCGCGCGGCCCGATCGCAAGGCGAAGCTCGTGGTGGTCGATCACGATCTGACGCCGAGCCAGCTCCGCAATCTCGAGAACGCGACGGGCGCCGAGGTGCTCGATCGCAACGGCGTCATCATCGAGATCTTCCACCGCCACGCGCGCAGCCGCGAGGCGCGGCTCGAGGTCGAGATCGCGCGCTTGTCCTATGTCGCGCCGCGGCTGCGGGAGACGGGCGGGGGCGGCGAGCGGCAGCACGGCAGGGGCGCGGGCGAGAGCGCGCTCGAGCTGGACCGGCGGCGCATTCGCGACCGCATCGCGGAGCTGCGGGGGGAGATCGACAAGCTCCAGCGCGAGCAGGCGACGCGGCGCGCGCTGCGGCAACAGGCCCGGCGCGTGGCGCTCGTGGGCTACACGAACGCGGGCAAGTCGTCGCTCATGCGCGCGCTCACGGGCAGCGAGGTGCTGGTCGAGGACAAGCTCTTCGCGACCCTCGACACGACGGTGCGCGCGCTGCACCCCGAGGTCAAGCCGCGCATTTTGGTCTCCGACACCGTCGGCTTCATCAAGAAATTGCCGCACGACCTCGTTGCCTCGTTCCGCTCGACCCTCGACGAGGCGCTCGAGGCGTCGCTCTTGCTCTACGTCACCGACGCATCGGACCCGACGTTCCGCAGCCAGCTCGAGGTGACGCGCAAGACGCTCGCCGAGATCGACGCCGATAGCGTGCCGAGCAAGCTCCTCCTGAACAAGGTGGACCGGCTGGACGAGGACGCGCGCGCGGCGCTGCGGCTCGAGTTTCCGGAGGCCATTCAGCTCTCGGCGAAGGATCCGGCGGACGTCACGCGGCTGCGTCAGATCATCATCGATTACTTCGACGCGCAGATGGTGCCCGGGCAGCTCGTCGTGCCCTACGCGAAGCAGGCGCTCGTGAGCGAGGTGTACGAGAGCGCGAAGGTCCTGTCGGAGACGTACGACGAAGAGGGCGCGCACCTCGACGTGCGCGCGGAGCCGGCGGCGCTGGGGCGGCTGAAGACGTTGATCGAAAAGGCATAG
- a CDS encoding zinc-dependent peptidase, translated as MAFYAAMLGFFKDRRRAAVRSAPFPPAWERALDENVPYLRTLSPEAREELIGHVKVLLAEKRFEGCGGLELTDEIRVTIAAQAAVLLLGRETDYYPDLEVILVYPSTYVDRRPRVVEGGIVVEDGEARLGESSDRGVVVLAWNSVLRGAADVRDGHNVVFHEFAHQLDQEDGAADGAPVLDSRASYAAWARVLGAEYKHLLRSPDPVIDDYGMKSPAEFFAVVTEAFFERPRALRARHPALYEQMRDFYKQDPAAAGKAR; from the coding sequence ATGGCATTCTACGCTGCGATGCTCGGCTTTTTCAAGGACAGGAGGCGCGCCGCCGTCCGGTCAGCGCCGTTTCCGCCTGCGTGGGAGAGGGCGCTCGACGAGAATGTGCCCTACCTCCGCACGCTTTCGCCCGAGGCGCGCGAGGAGCTGATCGGCCACGTGAAGGTCCTGCTCGCCGAGAAGCGCTTCGAGGGCTGCGGCGGCCTCGAGCTCACCGACGAGATCCGCGTCACCATCGCCGCCCAGGCCGCCGTGCTGCTGCTCGGCCGCGAGACCGACTACTACCCCGATCTCGAGGTGATCCTGGTCTATCCGAGCACCTACGTCGACCGCCGGCCGCGCGTGGTCGAGGGCGGGATCGTGGTCGAGGACGGCGAGGCGCGGCTCGGCGAGTCGAGCGATCGGGGCGTGGTCGTGCTCGCCTGGAACAGCGTGCTGCGCGGCGCGGCCGACGTGCGCGACGGGCACAACGTGGTCTTTCACGAGTTCGCCCATCAGCTCGATCAGGAGGACGGCGCGGCCGACGGCGCCCCCGTGCTCGACAGCCGCGCCTCCTACGCCGCGTGGGCCCGCGTGCTCGGCGCCGAATACAAGCATCTCCTGCGCAGCCCCGATCCGGTGATCGACGACTACGGCATGAAGAGCCCGGCCGAGTTCTTCGCGGTCGTGACCGAGGCCTTCTTCGAGCGCCCGCGCGCCCTGCGCGCCCGCCACCCCGCGCTCTACGAGCAGATGCGCGACTTCTACAAGCAGGACCCGGCCGCCGCTGGCAAAGCTCGCTAG
- a CDS encoding cupin domain-containing protein: MRPETIATPAPRRAGMALAAALSLALLGCGASPSKCAPEPVSAPAPAPAPASAHAGRTEFFLGNAREAMEKNPLGKDEKLKVFPLFENADHTVNLIQARGGAVPSHYHADHDELVVILEGAGTFTIEGRAREVKAGDVQVIPRGAVHSFVHAGGPTTAVVSIFSPRFDPKDRIPAPAPAP; the protein is encoded by the coding sequence ATGAGGCCCGAAACGATTGCGACCCCAGCTCCTCGCCGCGCAGGGATGGCCCTCGCGGCGGCCCTGTCGCTGGCCCTGCTCGGCTGCGGGGCTTCCCCCTCGAAATGCGCCCCGGAGCCCGTCTCGGCGCCCGCGCCCGCGCCCGCGCCTGCTTCCGCGCATGCTGGGAGGACCGAGTTTTTCCTGGGGAACGCCCGGGAGGCGATGGAGAAGAACCCGCTCGGCAAGGACGAGAAATTGAAGGTGTTCCCGCTCTTCGAGAACGCCGACCACACGGTCAATTTGATCCAGGCCCGCGGCGGCGCGGTGCCGTCGCACTACCATGCCGACCACGACGAGCTCGTCGTGATCCTCGAGGGCGCGGGCACCTTCACGATCGAGGGCAGGGCGCGCGAGGTGAAGGCGGGCGACGTGCAGGTGATCCCGCGGGGCGCGGTGCATTCGTTCGTCCACGCAGGGGGGCCGACCACCGCGGTCGTGTCCATCTTCTCGCCGCGCTTCGATCCCAAGGACAGGATCCCGGCCCCGGCGCCCGCGCCATAG
- a CDS encoding LysR family transcriptional regulator has protein sequence MRKQSQPRPTLDDLASLAVFVRVAEARSFTAAARALGTTTSAVSKRIAGLEDRLGVRLIHRTTRRLSLSEAGVALFERAERVLADLESLEVSISDLRATPRGLLRVSGPLGFGESRLVPLLPAFFAQYPEVRVELELTDRFVDLVAERYDVAVRIGRLGDSTLVARKLGPSRLVVCAAPDYLARRGTPRTPEDLAGHDCLASTLVARMREWHFAGPDGEVTASVTGSFRTNHGGAMRAAVLAGVGLAVLPTFFIEDELASGAVVTVLDEYRLPAIDIFAVHPPGPHVPPKVRAFVEFLSSQLRDGTREDKPPPKRARRS, from the coding sequence GTGAGGAAACAATCTCAGCCACGCCCCACCCTCGACGATCTGGCCTCGCTCGCCGTCTTCGTGCGCGTCGCCGAGGCCCGATCGTTCACCGCCGCAGCCCGCGCGCTCGGCACCACCACCTCGGCCGTGAGCAAGCGCATTGCAGGGCTCGAGGACAGGCTCGGGGTGCGGCTCATCCACAGGACGACGCGGAGGCTGTCGCTCAGCGAGGCCGGCGTCGCGCTCTTCGAGCGAGCCGAGCGCGTGCTCGCCGACCTCGAGAGCCTGGAGGTGTCGATCTCGGACCTGCGCGCCACGCCGCGGGGGCTCTTGCGGGTGAGCGGGCCGCTCGGGTTCGGGGAGTCGCGCCTCGTGCCGCTCCTGCCCGCCTTCTTCGCCCAGTATCCCGAGGTCCGCGTCGAGCTCGAGCTGACCGATCGCTTCGTCGATCTCGTCGCCGAGCGCTACGACGTGGCCGTGCGGATCGGCAGGCTCGGCGATTCGACCCTGGTGGCGAGGAAGCTCGGGCCGAGCCGCCTCGTCGTCTGCGCCGCGCCCGATTACCTCGCCCGCCGCGGCACCCCGCGCACGCCCGAAGATCTCGCCGGGCACGATTGCCTGGCGTCGACGCTCGTCGCCCGCATGCGCGAATGGCACTTTGCCGGGCCCGACGGCGAGGTCACCGCCTCCGTGACCGGCAGCTTCCGCACCAACCACGGGGGCGCGATGCGCGCGGCCGTGCTCGCGGGCGTGGGGCTCGCCGTGCTGCCGACCTTCTTCATCGAGGACGAGCTCGCCTCGGGCGCGGTCGTCACCGTGCTCGACGAATATCGACTCCCCGCGATCGACATCTTCGCCGTCCACCCGCCCGGCCCGCACGTGCCGCCGAAGGTGCGGGCGTTCGTCGAGTTCCTCTCCTCGCAGCTGCGCGACGGGACGCGCGAGGACAAGCCGCCTCCGAAGCGGGCGCGGCGGAGCTGA
- a CDS encoding SMP-30/gluconolactonase/LRE family protein, with amino-acid sequence MQLLTKWLGKAKRGGIVAAAAAMSILAAAAATAKPAPSGVFARIEASPGFPEGIVLHGNRVFVAGPASVGAPGTGPSEVAIFHARTGAPLGTIPIAGEDLSAAHGLRGITTDGDGNLYALSSQLGVVRLSRHGNDWAQDVYAGPLPDLPLCSLSKGGEACSPGSKSHAAMPNDIAFDEDGYAYVTDSLQATIFRIPPGGGAPEIWFQSEALAGYFDLVGVNGIRVSPDGARVFFTVSFCAEAPWEGRIFSLPRKDAPAPSDLKVEHVFDGFEGPDGFAFGETGELHVALAGSNQLAVVAVGKGELSRLALPETSAIPLDAPASVAFDGRGGMLVTNQAHTTGNADHFAVLRVRTSDTGAELFQPRIE; translated from the coding sequence ATGCAGCTACTCACGAAATGGTTGGGCAAGGCGAAGAGGGGCGGGATCGTGGCGGCCGCCGCCGCGATGAGCATCCTGGCGGCCGCGGCCGCGACGGCCAAGCCCGCGCCCTCCGGCGTCTTCGCGCGGATCGAGGCTTCGCCCGGCTTCCCCGAGGGGATCGTGCTGCATGGGAACCGCGTCTTCGTCGCAGGCCCCGCGAGCGTCGGCGCCCCGGGCACCGGGCCGAGCGAGGTGGCCATTTTCCACGCGCGCACCGGCGCGCCGCTCGGCACCATTCCGATCGCGGGCGAGGATCTCTCCGCCGCGCACGGGCTGCGCGGAATCACGACCGACGGCGACGGGAACCTCTACGCGCTCAGCTCGCAGCTCGGCGTCGTGCGCCTGTCGAGGCACGGCAACGACTGGGCGCAGGACGTCTACGCCGGACCATTGCCCGACCTGCCCCTGTGCAGCCTTTCCAAGGGCGGCGAGGCGTGCTCGCCGGGCTCGAAATCGCACGCCGCGATGCCGAACGACATCGCCTTCGACGAGGACGGCTACGCGTACGTGACCGACTCGCTCCAGGCCACCATTTTCCGCATCCCGCCCGGCGGCGGCGCGCCCGAGATCTGGTTCCAGAGCGAGGCGCTCGCCGGCTACTTCGATCTCGTCGGCGTCAATGGCATCCGCGTGAGCCCCGACGGCGCGCGCGTCTTCTTCACCGTCTCGTTTTGCGCCGAGGCGCCGTGGGAGGGGCGAATCTTCTCCCTGCCGCGCAAGGACGCGCCCGCGCCCTCGGATCTGAAGGTCGAGCACGTCTTCGATGGCTTCGAAGGACCCGACGGCTTTGCGTTCGGCGAGACGGGCGAGCTGCACGTCGCGCTCGCGGGCTCGAACCAGCTCGCCGTCGTCGCCGTGGGCAAGGGCGAGCTTTCGCGGCTCGCGCTGCCGGAGACGAGCGCCATTCCCCTCGACGCGCCCGCGAGCGTGGCCTTCGACGGCCGCGGCGGGATGCTCGTGACCAACCAGGCGCACACGACGGGCAATGCCGACCATTTCGCCGTCCTGCGCGTCCGGACGAGCGACACGGGGGCCGAGCTCTTTCAGCCGCGCATCGAGTGA
- a CDS encoding methylated-DNA--[protein]-cysteine S-methyltransferase produces the protein MTAIGYALFETPLGWAAVAWSERGLYAVELPVGSAEATEKRLCKLVPGARAADPPAWAVDAMRAITAHLGGERVDLGAIPVDVERMPAFYRTVYEAARAIAPGQTVTYGELAARCGSPGAARAVGQALAKNPVPVVVPCHRILAAGGAAGGFSAAGGLDTKARLLAIEGVSMRRAENLAFAFDDPPGSADPKARK, from the coding sequence ATGACTGCGATCGGATACGCGCTCTTCGAGACGCCGCTCGGCTGGGCCGCGGTGGCGTGGAGCGAGCGAGGGCTCTATGCGGTGGAGCTGCCGGTGGGGAGCGCCGAGGCGACCGAGAAGCGCCTGTGCAAGCTGGTTCCTGGCGCCAGGGCGGCCGATCCGCCGGCGTGGGCCGTGGACGCGATGCGGGCGATCACCGCGCACCTCGGGGGCGAACGGGTGGATCTCGGCGCGATCCCGGTCGACGTCGAGCGGATGCCAGCGTTTTACAGGACAGTCTACGAGGCGGCCCGCGCCATCGCGCCCGGCCAAACCGTGACGTACGGCGAGCTGGCGGCGCGGTGCGGCAGCCCGGGCGCGGCGCGCGCGGTCGGGCAGGCGCTCGCGAAGAACCCGGTGCCCGTGGTCGTGCCCTGCCACCGCATCCTCGCCGCGGGGGGCGCGGCGGGCGGATTCTCGGCGGCAGGGGGGCTCGATACGAAGGCGCGGCTGCTCGCGATCGAAGGGGTCTCGATGCGGCGCGCGGAGAACCTGGCTTTCGCGTTCGACGATCCGCCCGGGAGCGCGGACCCAAAAGCGAGGAAATGA
- a CDS encoding citrate synthase yields MDLSKAGEAVAAVKAGGLDGVVVADTALSEVDGEAGRLVIAGHDVEAIAGRASFEEVCALLWRVGLGAPADAVRPEAVRAAIAEGRVGAHARLSELGDALASDDGSSALRAATAHLGLRGAAKKGEAPWIEFAHIAGALAVFAAAWARRGAGAAAIAPDPSLGQAADLLRMLRGEPGPEAAVRGLDTYLVTVADHGMNASTFTARVVASTGSDTVSAVVAAIGALKGPLHGGAPGPVLDMLDGVGDPARAASWIDEELSAGRRIMGMGHRIYRVRDPRAAVLEKAAGELERAGVATRRLELARAVERAAEAALASRHPDRPLKANVEFYTAVLLDAVGLSRTLFTPAFAVGRVAGWCAHIAEGRRVGRLVRPASRYVGPPPGA; encoded by the coding sequence ATGGACCTTTCGAAGGCGGGCGAGGCAGTTGCGGCGGTGAAGGCGGGCGGGCTCGATGGGGTGGTCGTGGCGGACACGGCCCTGAGCGAGGTGGACGGCGAGGCGGGTCGGCTCGTGATTGCGGGGCACGACGTCGAGGCGATCGCGGGCCGGGCGTCGTTCGAGGAGGTGTGCGCGCTCCTGTGGCGGGTGGGCCTCGGCGCGCCGGCGGACGCGGTGCGGCCCGAGGCGGTGCGGGCGGCGATCGCCGAGGGGCGCGTCGGGGCCCACGCCCGCCTGAGCGAGCTCGGCGACGCGCTCGCGTCCGACGACGGATCGAGCGCGCTGCGTGCCGCGACCGCGCACCTCGGCCTGCGCGGGGCGGCGAAGAAAGGAGAGGCGCCCTGGATCGAGTTCGCCCACATCGCGGGCGCGCTCGCGGTCTTCGCGGCGGCGTGGGCGCGGCGCGGGGCGGGGGCGGCGGCGATCGCGCCGGATCCTTCGCTCGGTCAGGCGGCGGATCTGTTGCGGATGCTGCGCGGCGAGCCGGGGCCCGAGGCGGCCGTGCGCGGGCTCGACACGTACCTCGTGACCGTGGCGGATCACGGGATGAACGCCTCGACCTTCACGGCGCGCGTGGTCGCCTCGACGGGATCGGACACGGTCTCGGCGGTGGTCGCTGCGATCGGCGCGCTCAAGGGCCCGCTGCACGGCGGCGCGCCCGGGCCGGTGCTCGACATGCTCGACGGCGTGGGCGATCCCGCGCGCGCGGCGAGCTGGATCGACGAGGAGCTGTCCGCGGGCCGGCGGATCATGGGCATGGGCCACCGCATCTACCGGGTGCGCGATCCGCGGGCGGCGGTGCTCGAGAAGGCGGCGGGGGAGCTGGAGCGGGCGGGGGTCGCGACGCGGCGGCTCGAGCTCGCGCGCGCGGTCGAGCGCGCGGCCGAGGCGGCGCTCGCGTCGAGGCATCCGGATCGTCCGCTGAAGGCCAACGTCGAGTTTTACACGGCCGTCCTCCTCGACGCGGTGGGTCTGTCGCGCACGCTCTTCACGCCGGCGTTTGCCGTGGGGCGCGTCGCGGGCTGGTGCGCGCACATCGCGGAGGGGCGGCGCGTGGGCAGGCTCGTGCGTCCCGCCTCGCGCTACGTCGGACCTCCCCCGGGCGCGTGA
- a CDS encoding citrate synthase family protein encodes MDKVDQRGFSNQQAGSDNQRAELLTGDEAAALLGVKRETLYAYASRGLVRSVPAEGTRSRLYVRADLEGLRAKSDARRGHGPVAAAALHWGEPILATAISAIGPEGPLYRGRSAVALAEAATPFEAVAELLWTGELPAEHPPWGADDPGAPVSRLAEVVPEGAHPLTALALATGALAARDEARFGATDTAELARARSLLPRLAALLALPLDPHRVGQALAQPSVARIVLTALGARTSAKAEAAIERALVVMADHELNASTFAVRVVASTGADLYACVGAGLAALSGPRHGGECDRVEALVHEVARASLAPPVLSARARRGEAVPGFGHRLYTGGDPRTLVLLEAARALGSKRTELSALFAVVDAAREAGQQHPTVDVGLVAIALALGLPPGSAAGLFAIGRTAGWIAHALEQRAEGNLLRPRARYTGP; translated from the coding sequence GTGGACAAGGTTGATCAACGTGGATTCAGCAATCAACAGGCTGGATCCGACAATCAACGTGCCGAGCTTTTGACCGGCGACGAGGCCGCGGCGCTGCTCGGGGTCAAGCGCGAGACGCTCTACGCGTACGCGAGCCGAGGCCTCGTCCGCAGCGTGCCCGCCGAGGGAACGAGGAGCCGGCTGTACGTGCGCGCCGATCTCGAGGGGCTGCGAGCGAAGAGCGACGCGCGGCGAGGTCACGGGCCGGTCGCGGCCGCCGCCCTGCACTGGGGCGAGCCGATCCTGGCGACCGCGATCAGCGCCATCGGGCCCGAGGGACCGCTCTACCGCGGCAGGTCGGCCGTCGCGCTCGCCGAGGCGGCGACGCCGTTCGAGGCCGTGGCCGAGCTCCTCTGGACGGGCGAGCTCCCCGCCGAGCACCCCCCGTGGGGCGCCGACGATCCCGGCGCTCCAGTCTCGCGCCTCGCCGAGGTGGTTCCCGAGGGCGCTCACCCCCTCACCGCCCTCGCCCTCGCGACCGGCGCCCTCGCCGCCCGCGACGAGGCCCGCTTCGGCGCCACCGACACGGCCGAGCTCGCGCGGGCGAGGTCGCTCCTGCCGCGCCTCGCCGCGCTCCTCGCCCTGCCCCTCGATCCGCACCGGGTCGGGCAGGCGCTCGCGCAGCCCTCGGTGGCGCGCATCGTCCTCACGGCCCTCGGGGCGCGGACGAGCGCGAAGGCCGAGGCCGCCATCGAGCGGGCGCTCGTGGTGATGGCCGATCACGAGCTCAACGCCTCGACCTTCGCCGTGCGCGTCGTCGCCTCGACGGGCGCCGATCTGTACGCGTGCGTCGGCGCCGGGCTCGCGGCCCTCTCCGGACCTCGTCACGGGGGCGAGTGCGACAGGGTCGAGGCCCTCGTCCACGAGGTCGCCCGCGCCTCCCTCGCCCCCCCGGTCCTGTCCGCGCGCGCCCGCCGCGGCGAGGCCGTCCCGGGCTTCGGCCACCGGCTCTACACCGGGGGCGATCCGCGCACGCTCGTCCTGCTCGAGGCGGCGCGCGCGCTCGGCAGCAAAAGAACGGAGCTTTCCGCCCTCTTCGCCGTCGTCGACGCCGCCCGCGAGGCAGGGCAGCAGCACCCCACGGTGGACGTGGGCCTCGTCGCGATCGCCCTCGCCCTCGGCTTGCCCCCGGGATCCGCCGCCGGCTTGTTCGCGATCGGCCGCACCGCCGGCTGGATCGCCCACGCGCTCGAGCAGCGGGCCGAGGGCAACCTCCTGCGCCCCCGCGCCCGCTACACCGGACCCTGA
- a CDS encoding dienelactone hydrolase family protein encodes MARSASTEGTRPVQVRAGDVMLDGDLGLPEGASGIVVFAHGSGSSRFSPRNRRVAWMLRDRGLGTLLVDLLTQEEEAVDLRTAHVRFDIGLLAERVALTIDWLSEERDTAGLGVGIFGASTGAAAALVAASERPGAVFAVVSRGGRPDLAGEALHLVETPTLLIVGGADTLVLDLNQEAMEELRCEKRLVVIPGATHLFEESGALEEVARLAGEWFEGHLGAARERGEARRSSSRGRAQGPV; translated from the coding sequence ATGGCGAGGAGCGCGAGTACGGAGGGGACCCGACCCGTGCAGGTGCGCGCGGGCGACGTGATGCTGGACGGAGACCTCGGCCTGCCGGAGGGAGCGTCGGGGATCGTGGTGTTCGCCCACGGGAGCGGCTCGAGCCGGTTCAGCCCGCGCAACCGGCGCGTGGCCTGGATGCTGCGCGATCGCGGGCTCGGCACGCTGCTGGTCGACCTGCTGACGCAGGAAGAGGAGGCGGTCGATCTGCGCACCGCGCACGTGCGCTTCGACATCGGCCTGCTCGCCGAGCGGGTGGCGCTCACGATCGACTGGCTGAGCGAGGAGAGGGACACGGCCGGGCTCGGGGTCGGGATCTTCGGCGCGAGCACGGGGGCTGCGGCGGCGCTGGTGGCCGCGTCGGAGCGGCCGGGGGCGGTGTTCGCGGTGGTCTCGCGCGGCGGGCGGCCGGATCTCGCGGGCGAGGCGCTGCACCTGGTCGAGACGCCGACGCTGCTCATCGTGGGGGGCGCGGACACGCTCGTGCTCGACCTGAACCAGGAGGCGATGGAGGAGCTGCGCTGTGAGAAGCGCCTCGTCGTGATCCCGGGCGCGACCCACCTGTTCGAGGAGTCGGGCGCGCTCGAGGAGGTGGCGCGGCTCGCGGGCGAGTGGTTCGAGGGGCACCTCGGCGCGGCCCGGGAGCGCGGGGAGGCGCGGCGATCGAGCTCGCGCGGGCGCGCTCAGGGTCCGGTGTAG
- a CDS encoding 2-hydroxyacid dehydrogenase produces MKVAVFDTHRYERDILSEAARARGHEVVFFEPRLTEATAVLARGTDAVCSFVNDRIDAAALAVLKDVGVRLVALRSAGYNHVDLTAADRLGLPVVRVPAYSPHAVAEHAAALILALNRRVHKAYVRVREGNFSLEGLTGFDMVGKVAGVIGTGRIGAALARILHGFGCRVLAHDMAPDPELTSAGIVRYVPLEELYRTSDIISLHVPLTPQTRHLVDAEALALMKRGVMLINTGRGALVDTPALLASLKAGHVGHAGLDVYEEEEGIFFRDLSDQVIKDDVLARLLTLPNVLVTSHQAFLTREALANIAETTFDSVSAFERGEPLVHAVHAAAVIR; encoded by the coding sequence ATGAAAGTCGCCGTCTTCGACACCCACCGCTACGAGCGGGACATCCTGAGCGAGGCGGCGCGTGCTCGGGGGCACGAGGTCGTCTTCTTCGAGCCCCGCCTCACCGAGGCCACCGCCGTGCTCGCCCGAGGCACCGACGCGGTCTGCTCCTTCGTCAACGATCGCATCGACGCCGCCGCGCTCGCCGTCCTGAAGGACGTGGGCGTGCGGCTCGTCGCCCTGCGATCGGCCGGCTACAACCACGTGGATCTGACCGCCGCCGACAGGCTCGGCCTGCCCGTCGTGCGCGTGCCCGCCTACTCGCCCCACGCCGTCGCCGAGCACGCCGCCGCGCTGATCCTCGCCCTGAACCGCCGGGTCCACAAAGCCTACGTCCGCGTGCGCGAGGGCAACTTCTCGCTCGAAGGGCTCACCGGCTTCGACATGGTCGGCAAGGTGGCGGGCGTCATCGGCACCGGGCGCATCGGCGCCGCCCTCGCGCGCATCCTCCACGGCTTCGGCTGCCGCGTCCTCGCCCACGACATGGCCCCCGACCCCGAGCTCACGTCCGCGGGCATCGTCCGCTACGTGCCCCTCGAAGAGCTGTACCGGACCTCGGACATCATCTCGCTCCACGTCCCGCTCACGCCCCAGACCCGCCACCTGGTGGACGCCGAGGCCCTCGCCCTCATGAAGCGGGGCGTCATGCTGATCAACACCGGCCGCGGCGCCCTCGTCGACACGCCCGCGCTGCTCGCGTCCCTCAAGGCGGGCCACGTGGGCCACGCCGGGCTCGACGTGTACGAGGAGGAAGAGGGCATCTTCTTCCGCGACCTGTCCGACCAGGTGATCAAGGACGACGTGCTCGCGCGGCTCCTCACGCTGCCGAACGTCCTCGTCACGTCGCACCAGGCGTTCCTGACCCGCGAGGCGCTCGCGAACATCGCGGAGACCACGTTCGACAGCGTCAGCGCGTTCGAGCGGGGCGAGCCGCTCGTCCACGCCGTGCACGCCGCCGCCGTCATCCGCTGA